In Candidatus Pantoea floridensis, a single genomic region encodes these proteins:
- the arnE gene encoding 4-amino-4-deoxy-L-arabinose-phosphoundecaprenol flippase subunit ArnE, which translates to MNLVLILLVSVLSCAAQLCQKQAAYLGSRQGKKRLILWIALSVLLLGVAMLLWLMVLRMVPVGIAYPMMSLNFVLVALAARLIWRETFTLQQWIGTLVIMAGVALMGSHL; encoded by the coding sequence ATGAATCTTGTGCTGATCTTACTGGTAAGTGTGCTGAGCTGCGCCGCCCAACTGTGTCAAAAGCAGGCGGCGTATCTTGGCAGCCGTCAGGGTAAAAAGCGGCTGATATTATGGATTGCGCTGAGCGTGCTGCTGCTCGGCGTGGCGATGTTGCTGTGGCTGATGGTATTGCGCATGGTGCCTGTCGGCATTGCTTATCCGATGATGAGTCTTAACTTTGTGCTGGTCGCATTAGCCGCGCGGCTGATCTGGCGCGAAACCTTCACCTTGCAACAGTGGATCGGCACGCTGGTGATAATGGCGGGCGTGGCGCTGATGGGCAGTCATCTATGA